One genomic window of Brienomyrus brachyistius isolate T26 chromosome 16, BBRACH_0.4, whole genome shotgun sequence includes the following:
- the rnaseh2b gene encoding ribonuclease H2 subunit B isoform X1: protein MATKKKRSPSTGTDTWVVIAADSAVSTSKTDSRDPVLVRLKNPSTGLVSLYMFAGGDARVFEMKAFKEDHHSWFIGQTVHRDGRLLYVTPVDPLYLVLPYLIKAGKEGKFQPVQQMVMDEDFPACTRLLNCLGEHASLAHIAEEKEVGNQKFHRYSQEKTMEWLKKKVDKIVKVLKNSDISVGGGVKSTTYIRVKKESDVLDEEYLRYAHGLISEYLSEDLSRDLQKHLQLPDVSSPKKAEPPNKKRKLSDKPVEAAEDYTKFNSGDFARKPPKKMTAVQKSLAKVDKTGMKTMSCFFSPKPKAEGK from the exons ATGGCCACAAAGAAGAAGCGTTCTCCGAGCACAGGGACTGACACATGGGTCGTTATTGCTGCAG ACTCTGCAGTAAGTACATCAAAGACGGATAGCAGAGACCCAGTCTTAGTCCGGTTAAAAAATCCTTCTACAG gTCTGGTATCGCTCTACATGTTTGCGGGTGGTGACGCCCGTGTGTTTGAGATGAAGGCCTTTAAGGAAGACCACCACTCCTGGTTCATCGGCCAGACAGTACACAGAG ATGGAAGACTTTTGTACGTCACTCCGGTGGATCCCCTTTACCTTGTATTGCCCTACTTGATAAAAGCAGGAAAAGAG GGAAAATTTCAACCTGTGCAGCAAATGGTCATGGATGAAGATTTCCCAGCCTGCACCAGGCTATTGAATTGTTTGGGGGAACATGCCTCACTTGCCCATATTGCCGAGGAGAAAG AAGTTGGAAATCAGAAGTTCCACAGATACAGCCAGGAGAAGACAATGGAGTGGTTAAAGAAAAAG GTGGATAAGATTGTGAAGGTTCTTAAGAACAGTGACATTTCAGTTGGTGGGGGCGTGAAATCCACAACTTACATCAGAGTGAAGAAGGAATCCGATGTTCTGGACG aAGAGTATCTACGATATGCCCATGGATTAATATCCGAGTATCTGAGTGAGGACCTGAGCAGGGACCTCCAGAAGCATTTACA GTTACCTGATGTTTCAAGTCCTAAAAAGGCAGAACCTCCAAATAAG AAGCGGAAACTGTCTGACAAGCCTGTTGAGGCAGCGGAAGACTACACCAAGTTCAACAGTGGAGACTTTGCTAGAAAA CCCCCAAAGAAGATGACAGCCGTGCAGAAATCTCTGGCCAAAGTGGACAAGACCGGGATGAAGACCATGTCGTGTTTCTTCAGCCCGAAACCCAAGGCCGAGGGCAAATGA
- the rnaseh2b gene encoding ribonuclease H2 subunit B isoform X2 — translation MATKKKRSPSTGTDTWVVIAADSAVSTSKTDSRDPVLVRLKNPSTGLVSLYMFAGGDARVFEMKAFKEDHHSWFIGQTVHRDGRLLYVTPVDPLYLVLPYLIKAGKEGKFQPVQQMVMDEDFPACTRLLNCLGEHASLAHIAEEKEVGNQKFHRYSQEKTMEWLKKKVDKIVKVLKNSDISVGGGVKSTTYIRVKKESDVLDEEYLRYAHGLISEYLSEDLSRDLQKHLQSGNCLTSLLRQRKTTPSSTVETLLENPQRR, via the exons ATGGCCACAAAGAAGAAGCGTTCTCCGAGCACAGGGACTGACACATGGGTCGTTATTGCTGCAG ACTCTGCAGTAAGTACATCAAAGACGGATAGCAGAGACCCAGTCTTAGTCCGGTTAAAAAATCCTTCTACAG gTCTGGTATCGCTCTACATGTTTGCGGGTGGTGACGCCCGTGTGTTTGAGATGAAGGCCTTTAAGGAAGACCACCACTCCTGGTTCATCGGCCAGACAGTACACAGAG ATGGAAGACTTTTGTACGTCACTCCGGTGGATCCCCTTTACCTTGTATTGCCCTACTTGATAAAAGCAGGAAAAGAG GGAAAATTTCAACCTGTGCAGCAAATGGTCATGGATGAAGATTTCCCAGCCTGCACCAGGCTATTGAATTGTTTGGGGGAACATGCCTCACTTGCCCATATTGCCGAGGAGAAAG AAGTTGGAAATCAGAAGTTCCACAGATACAGCCAGGAGAAGACAATGGAGTGGTTAAAGAAAAAG GTGGATAAGATTGTGAAGGTTCTTAAGAACAGTGACATTTCAGTTGGTGGGGGCGTGAAATCCACAACTTACATCAGAGTGAAGAAGGAATCCGATGTTCTGGACG aAGAGTATCTACGATATGCCCATGGATTAATATCCGAGTATCTGAGTGAGGACCTGAGCAGGGACCTCCAGAAGCATTTACA AAGCGGAAACTGTCTGACAAGCCTGTTGAGGCAGCGGAAGACTACACCAAGTTCAACAGTGGAGACTTTGCTAGAAAA CCCCCAAAGAAGATGA